DNA from Gadus chalcogrammus isolate NIFS_2021 chromosome 11, NIFS_Gcha_1.0, whole genome shotgun sequence:
CTGTAACCTCTTCCGCTCTGGCAGTCACAGTCCGGACAGTTTATACCTAAACTCATTCATACTTGAGTTTGACTTTTCTGCTGCACTACAAAGCCAGCAAATGTTCCACCATACTACCCTGCAGTTTCTTAAAGAGATATTTCCTTTCAAAAAGACTCCTTCGTCAGGTGGAGGCCAAGGATTTCATGAGAAGCTAATGCTTAAAACACATTTATCCTGGCTATTTCGATGAAAATGCATCATTGTTTTTAAAGATGTTTATGCTTCTTATTAGTCAAAGGTCAAGATTCTCTATGTGAAGATTGAAACAATTGAACAATTTACCTTTCAGAAAATGTACCCACTTTCTACCAATAACTAGttttcacaaaataaatcaagcATATTCAATTCATCTATCACCATAACATTACGTTATCTCTCTCATTGACTGAATGGAAAGATGGTGTGTTTTCAAATCACAATGTTTgcttgaaaacaaaaacaaaaaggaactCACCTTAAAGTCTCGGCTTTGCTTTTATCTCATGTTTTAATCTCAGGCACACAGTTTGTAAACCTTTTAGTCAACGGTGGATTGACAGATCTTATCTTCTAGTGTGTTGTTACTCCACAGCCCTGATTACCATGTCTGTCAGGACGGGCTTCGAGGAGCTCAGTCCTCGGACGGTTTAAGGATGTAGTGTCACAAACGTTCAAACAAACAACCTGCTGCTTGTAGGGTGGTCTTACCATGTTTCCTCTTAAGTACCACCTCAACCGCCCCCTGGAGTGTACAGCCATCATAGATGATACATGAATCTAGCTATACATCAGAGGCGATGTGGGAACCATTATGTTTTGAAACCACTTAATTATGAGATGTACTGAGTCACTAAAGAACACCAAACTAACCTCAAAGTCAAACAGAAACatgcctatttttttttatatattaataatatattttatatacttTGACGCAAACTTGCCGCTGCATGTGGAGTTACCTcggtggggtgagggggggagtcaATGTATTGTGGACATTATGAACCGTTTTGACTGGCTGCCCCTCCCCTGGGTTCCACAGAGCTCGGACGACGAGGACAACATGAGGGGGGGTGCGTGGTGTGCCAACTCGGAGGACAAGGAGCACTGGCTGGAAATCGACGCTCGCCAGGACACAGAGTTCACCGGCATCATCACCCAGGGCCGAGACTCCCAGGAATCCCAGAACGAGTGAGCAGgagaaccaacacacacacgtaggccgGTAACCCTGGTGCGCTCGTGACCTGATTGTGACCCCTCTTCATCAGGACCGACTACGTGATGTCGTACTTCCTGAGCTTCAGCAACGACAGCAGAGAGTGGACCAACTTCCACGATGGGTACTCTGACTGGGTGAGTTCCAGTACTGCTAGCTCCTTTATGTAGGGCCGAATCGGTGGTTTAGTGGTTTGAGTGTTCGACTCCCATCCGCAAGGTTCTGGGATGGAATCCTGAAACAGTCTCCTGCTGGTATCCTTGAGCAGGGTGTTTCACTCCTATCCCCTCCTTAAAGTGTAATTCAGGCGAAAATTTAACCCAGAGTCTTTTTCGGCATAAAATAAGGATTTTTCGTTGAAAGTTGAGTATAGAGCTTGCCCGGAGCAATGCTAACAGCTCAAATGGATTCCATATTATTGGCTAGGGGGCACAGCGAACGCTTCCAAATTTGCATTTTTTCAACCACAAATATTGTTCAAAAAGTAGATTCTCAGCTACCGTAAGTAATATAATAGAGGCACCAACAAATTCAACTTAACAATATCCCCTCTTGATACTTGGCTGCTCCAGGCAAGCTCTATACTCGATAATCAACAAAATAAGgtgtctggagggcttattttatgGGTCTTCATGCCGATAAAGTCCCTGGGTTAAATTTTCGCGGGAATTACACTGACAAATATTGTTCattctatttctatttttgGTGGTTTCTAAAAAATGTCTATGAGGGTGATTCCTTCCCAACGCACGGGGTAATCTTTTCCCTACAAGTGTATGACTTCAACTGCACCCCTCCTCAAAATACTATAATACCCTAATAACCTAATAAATCATCATTATGTCTCCCTTTGTTTGGGTTTCATTCTCTCCGTTTCAAAAGCTGTTCTTTGGCAACAGTGATAAGGAAACTCCGGTGATGAACCAGCTGGCTGAGCCAGTGCTCGCCCGCTACATCAGGATCATCCCGCAGAGCTGGAACGGCAGTCTGTGTATGAGGGCAGAGGTCCTCGGCTGCCCCCTACCTGGTAAACTGTGCAATTACACCCAAACGCCAAAATACACAATATCCCCCACTAGGTCGgttgtaaaaataaaactgATACCTTTCTTCGTCTTCTCTTTCGTCATCACAGACCTGGAGAAGATCCGGTACAGTCAGAATGAAGTGACGCCAGTGGACTACCTGAAATTCAAACACCACAGCTATTCTGACATGGTGTCGGTGGGTAGCCTAGTACGGCATAGTAGTAGCGCCCCGGGCCACTTAGTGCACCGGACATTTGTGTTGAGTAAATGATCTAACATTCAGCCTTTGTCCATTCGGGTAACAGGCAACACTTTGTACCCTAGTGGCCAAACTATTGACGTGCAGAGAGGGACGTGCACACAGTCTGCATTAGATCTCACTTTCAGTACGACTGGATCTATACAGTTTAGTGAAGAGAGTGCGATTCTCACTCCAACGCTGTGTGCTCCAGGTGTAGATACCTGTAAGTCATGTCAATCTGCCAATCGTGTGACCTGCAACACTATGAACACTGACTGTCGTCTTATGCAGCTGAACCTCTTCTCCTTGCCATTGTTCATTTGACTCGTTCAGCTGATGAAGGGGGTGAACGACGAATGCCCTAACATCACCAACGTTTACAGCCTGGGCCTCAGCTCCAAGGGTCTGGATATCGTGGCCATGGTCATCTCTGGCAACCCCACGGAGCATGAGATAGGTGAGGACGTGTCCGTTGGACCTGATGTACAAAATTCGGGTATTTGAATACAAGTCTGAAGCACTGAAGTCTTCCCGGCCCATCCATTCCCCTGGCCGCAGTTTGAGTGTCTCTTACTCTTAAAATCGTCTAGCTGCATGTCTGCGTTATACTTAACCCAATTGAATGGGGGTGGGGGCCTTATGAAGTCTATAGCGTCCTCTTGCTCTTTAAgttcccccccccatccatggAAAGTTtacaaaacgcacacaaacagaacacaaGCCCAGGCCTGTGATCTGGCCACAGCTCCTGGCTGTGGTTCCCGGGTTTAAAGGACATTAAGGTTCAGTAATCTAGCAGAAGCCTTTATAGAGACCTGGTCGACCGCTGCTCTCGTGAACCTCAAACGGTTATTAAAAAACGCTTTTCTCCCCCAGGTGAGCCAGAGTTCCGCTTCACCGCGGGTCTCCATGGAAACGAGGCGGTGGGCCGGGAGATGATCCTGCTGCTCATGCAGTACCTGTGCAAGGAGTACAAGGACAGGAACGGCAAAGTCCAGAGGCTGGTTGAGGGAACGCGCATCCACCTGGTGCCTTCACTCAACCCCGACGGACAGGAGGCAGCCTTCGAAGTGGTGGGTGACAACAACAATTCAAACACACGCATCACCTCATATCAAAAAGCACTCACAGTGCTGTTGTGGCAACTCGCCTCCCATTGGTTTCCACTCGATGACCACCTGTTCAACGACCACCGTTCCTCCGCAGGGTTCCGAGCTCAGCAGCTGGAAGACGGGCCACTACACGGAGGACGGCTACGACATCTTTGAGAACTTCCCCGACCTGAACAGCGCTCTGTGGGACGCCCAGGACAAGGGCATGGTGCCCAAACTCACCCCCAACCACCATGTGGCCACGCCCGAGAATATGGCAGCGAACACCTCGGTAACAGACGGTTTGTCTCGATCGATTGGTTCCAAAATGATCTCCTTGAGTGTGATTGACATGTGTCCGCGTGCTCTGCTGCACCAGATGGCCGCCGAGACGAGGGCCATCATCTCGTGGATGGAGAGCCATGCGTTTGTGTTGGGGGCAAACTTccagggtggagagagggtggtggcTTACCCCTTTGACGGCTTCAGGCTCAACAAGGCCCCGGAGAGCCAAAGGCCCCACAGCCGCAAGAAGAGACAGTAGGCCTCCCTGTTTTGATATTCTACCAGTCTACCATTTGACAACTCCTTCCCTCTCACTTTAGAGACGTAATCAAACCCAAGCAAACCATCCAACTCCTTTCAACCCTTGTTTTCCTCGCAGGTACGACGACGGTTATGACCGAGGGTACGGCGACCAAGAACCAGACGAGTATGCAAACAGGGGCTATGACCCAGAAGAGGAGTGGCGAGGGACCGCTTACAACCACGGCCGCGAACACGGTTACGCCCAGGGCCCTGACCCGCGTTACGACGGTGGCTACGACCAAGGCCACGACCGTGGCTACGACCAGGGCCGCGATCGTGGCTATGACCAGCGCTACGACCACGGCTACGAACAGGGCCGCGACGCGGGCCATGACCAAGGCTACGGTCAGGACCCGGGCTACGGTCAGGACCCGGGCTACGGTCAGGATCCGGGCTACGGTCAGGACCCGGGCTACGGTCAGGACCACGGCTACGGCCAcaggcaggaggaagaggacgatcGAGGAAGAGGGGCTGACAGTTATGCTGAGCCCGAAGCCGACGAGGCTCGAAAGACTGCCGATGAGTCCCTTTTCAGGTGGCTGGCAATTTCCTACGCCTCCACACACCTGAGCatgaccaacaactaccacggCTCCTGCCACGGACAGGACGCTGCGGTCGGGGTGGGAATCGTCAACCGGGCCAAGTGGAAGCCCATCACAGGCAGTGAGTAGTGCAACACCCCACGGCATAGcggggctcaggaggtagagcgggttggctggttacAAGaaagttgctagttcgatccccggctccccggagtgccgaggtgtccctgagtaagACTCCTCACCCTAACTAGTCCCGACGATCTGGTTGTcgccctgattggctgacaccGCTGtagctgtgtgaatgtgtgcatgaagtgggaaatattgtaaagtgctttgagtggccactggttagaaaagcgcagtATAAATGCCGTCCATTTAAATAGTCTTGATAAAATGGAAGGGCAATGGAGTTTGTCTTTCTAGTCAGGGACACTGAACGCACACACCTAGTTCGGGTTCCATTGGGAATAGTGAAGACGtatggcgccctctggtggactaATGAGGTGCTCTCCGCGCATCATCTTCCCCCTCAGGTATGAACGACTTCAGTTACCTGCACACCAACTGTATGGAGCTGTCCATCTTCCTCGGGTGTGATAAGTTCCCGCATGAGAGCGAGCTGGCGTACGAGTGGGAGAAGAACAAAGAGGCCATGCTGACCTTTATGGAACAGGTCAGTCGCCGAGAAGCGTGCACAGGACCACGCCGTATCGGGTATTGAATAAATGAACGCCAACACTGTCTTTGCTCCAATCAGGTGCATCGAGGCATCCGGGGCGTGGTGAAGGACCAGGAGGGAAACGCGATCAGAAACGCTACCGTGTCAGTGGAAGGGGTCGAACACGACGTCACCACAGGTCCGTCCGTTGAACTAGCGCTCTCAGCTCTATCTATCCAATAAttctgagtttaaagtcagTATTTTGACAGATTAAATTCAGAATTTTGACTTTTAACTCAGAACcctccaaaaaagaaaaatatttttttttccatgtcGCCCTAATCCTCTTACGTAGTGAAAGCAGTACtatggctgagtatatttgTACCTTTTTATTCGGTTCCCTGAAGCACCCGGCGGGGACTACTGGCGCCTGCTGAACCCGGGGGAGTACCAGGTGACGGTGCGGGCCGAGGGCTTCACCTCCATGACCAAGCTGTGTGTGGTGGGCTACGAGGCGGGCGCCACCGCCTGCAGCTTCAACCTGGCCAAGTCCAACTGGGACCGCATCAAACAGGTGACCGGGTCTCACGATCCCCTCCGTCAGCACCGCTTCAACCCAGCCTTTCCTTCAGAGGATGGCTTGATGAGAAGTGGTGTTTGGTTAGCATATGCGCTCACAGTCGTAGCCTTATTAACTACGTAAAGAGTTGTAGCGTGATTAAGTGGCTTTAACCGCTCGAGAGGTAACTTTGATTATTTTACTACTGGAGagtggcgccccccaggggtgGCACGGCCACCCTGGTACAatcgctcccctccccccattgGCTCCCCCTGGCGTGTTCCATATTCATAATATGCTTAGTAGGCATCATATACTTCTGATATTTAACATTTGGAGGGCCCTAATATTAATTCAAATCAATGACGTATATTTTTCATAATAGTTAATGTGAAAGGGAATAAAAATGGCCGAGGCAGCCTTCTTCAGATGACTGGTACATTGATAGAGTGAGACTCCTATGACAGAGAACAAAGGGAGTGTGGGGCTTTCACACATCAGTGGGAGGGTCTCCGGACGGTTCCACGACCCCCACTagagcctgggggggggggggggtaggccagagggagagagagacaaagggggagggggagcaggagcaaAGGCCCCGGTTTCTCAAACAGGATTCCAAGAAACACACTTTCTTCTTACAGTTGTAAGAAGAAAGTTGTTGTTGGCTTTGTATATTCGTATGCAGAATTGTATGTGGGAGATTATCTCAGGAATATACGGAAGAAGAGCTGGAGGTTACTTCAGAGTCCATTTTTGTCGGTGTAGTCACAAGGTTGTTAGGAACGGCCGGGTGTTTGCTGTGGAGAGTGATGTGCTGATTATGGTTCcgcgtcgacgcaacgcaagggggttcacggaccctccttgcgtccaacgcaagggcctgacgtgcgcctcccaaatatgttaaccttgcgtcgagacgacgcagcagcaagggctggtGATGGGTCccctcactaaaacccgacgcattaccaaaacaggttcacgactgcgtcgaaacGCGtctgcgttgcgtcaacgtgtTACCATAGGCTAAATCCTATTCACCAAATAACCCCCGGATGTCTTCAGTGTTTAATCCAAAGCAGGGCAGCCCAGTAGGGCCACGGACGGCCACAGCCTGTCAGCCACTCCGGATGTCCTCATAAACCATTGCGCTACCCGATCTGTGTCTCTCCACAGATCATGGCCATGCACGGCAACAAGCCGATCCGCCTGCTCAGCCACGGCGGACGGACACAAACGACCCGGGTAGAGGGGACCCACAGTTCGACCAGAGCGAGCGGCACAGTGGACCGCCAGGGCCTCAGAAAGTTACGGTTAGCTCGCCTGCGCCGCCTGAGGCAGGAGAGGATGAGGCTGATGTCAACGACCACGTTGCccccgacgacgacgacgacgacgacgacggaagCCGCGCCGATAGAGAGCACCACATCCTGGTACAGCCCCTGGATGGTTGAGGAGGGACAGTCTTCAGCTGGGGATTATGAGTACAAAATCGATGACTATtaaaccccccacacacacacacacacacaggtggctTTAGTACAAAGGCGATCATAAGTATTTGTTAAATGATAAACAACGGAAGCCTGTTATGTGTATAATGTGTCCACTATGGGAACAGCTGAATACCTGTTTGGATCTGCCCATTTCACATGTTTTGTAACTAATTGTTTACTGGTTACATGTAGCCTTAACTTTCCACACTCTGTTTTTACTGTTTTTCGATATAGAAGATTTACTTGTGAATGTACTTGGCTTTGAGCGGGACATATTTATGCGGATTGCATACTGAAAATAAAGATGGCATCTATTTTTTACTTGACTAATTATGTAACTGGTCTTTTTTTCCCCATCAAAGCTAAACAgtacaaacaacacaactaccAATTTAGAAAAACAGCTGAAAGTTTATTACATATTATTTTGTGTGATGCTCGTCGTGATGACTGGTGGTTCAAGACTGTTGCCACAAAAGGTCTTAAACTAAAACACATGCTTTCTTCTTCTGGAAGTAAACAGATCAGTGACACGTGAAGACTTAGAATGGCTATTCACTGGCATTCAAAGTATTTTAAAGATGCTAATTGTTTTTAGCCTACAGCACATGGATGAGTGGCACTTTGAAGTGAACAGTGTCATTGTTCAGAGACTGTTTCACAATTCTGTTGATGCCGTAACACTCGTTCGAGACAACACTGAATTCCACATGAGAGTAGTCTCCAAGTGAGCCCTGGACattacatgcgtgtgtgcggcagtgcttgtgtgtatgcgtgcgaaGAGACGTCAATGGCTGACGTTCATCTcactgtcctcctcctcgtctgcgGGGGAGAACGAGGAGAAGCTCATTGGCTCGCACTCGAGGGTCCGCAGGTTCACCAGGCAGGCTGTTTGGGTCGTGGCAAACTCTGGAATGGTCACTAGGAGGACCTGCTGGCCGTCAGGACCTGGTGAATAacagaggaaggaagaaagacgACTGTAAAACACAGGAAGGTAAAAGGAGAACAACATGCAGAGCGGCAGCGGGGGAATAATAAGGAGCTCGGCTGGACCTCGGCGCACGTCCAGACTCGGGTCGGCACAGACCACGGCAAGCGTGTCGGGTAAACAGACGAGTGTTACAGTCGAGGTTCAAAAACAGAATCTAGATCTTCATTGAGTGTAAACCAAGCCACTGTTGCAGAACCCAAcaaaaacagacatttaaaaaacatttcattcaaaacaaacataacataCCCCTCAAAGATCGTGTGCCATAATACTGGATTATTATCCTAATGGCAGTGCCATAAATGACCGTCCCAATTACAAATACTAGCACTAAAAGTACTGATACTGGTACTGACCCGTTATAGTCCTGGAGTCAAAAGACGGTGCGTTGCCAGAGAAGTACACATGAGGACACTCCTCCAGAATGAAAGGATCCTTCTTGTAGAACGGATAACATcctagaaaacaaacaaatacaggaAAACACTGTTAGCCAAAAGAACATAGTTTCTGACTAAGGCAAATTAAGGCTGACTTAGACGAACGatctggcaaaaaaaaaaacacaaaggcgTCGTTGCGttctcactttttattccgcatTTAGACAAGCGTATTTGGGAGGATATCTGAGTGCATACGGTGCCGCAAAAAAAGTGGGTGAAATCCGacccagttgttgttgttttgcctGTAACGCACATTGGTGTGACGTCAACGCGTACGCGACGAGAGCCAGCCTGAGCAGATCAGAGCACATTATTTCATTGTTAACCCTTTGGACGGAAACGCAACGGTGGAGCGTTTTTACGATTTCCACTCTGCAGGGTGGTTTCACTTTCTGGTCTTTTTAAACCCGGAAAACACCgccaccgtctaaacgaaaggcacatCTGATCAAATATTTGGTCGTTTTCACCCGCGAGTGTCGGCGTGTAAACAGAGCCTTCTTATCGCTGTAGGCCTGCATGCGCTGCAAAGTGAGGGAGGGAATAATAACATTGGACGGTGTCGCCGGTGCGGTACCTAGCGTGTCCGGGGCTGTGGGCGCCAGGTGGCCCAGCCTCAGGGTGTTCTCCAGGATGTCCAGGTGGTCGGTCATACTGGTGTACTTGTGGATGTCTATCACGTTCTGTCCCGAGGTGCCCAGGAACCTGCattgggggaaggggggcaaGCGCCAAAGATGTTAAAGACTCGTTAAAGACTCTAAATCTCTGGCTTTTTGAAACTTGTGATAAAAAGATTATATGAAacccaggggccgtattcacaaaggattttagggctaaaagtaggtcctaactggcgaatttaggagtaactcctaaaaataatgggcgtgtcactcttaaatttaggactcctaacttttttcactaagagcaattcacaaagtattttaggcctaaaagtagcacctaagtctaggggagcttaaaagtcctcaagaggactcctaactcactaagacctattcacaaagaatcgtaaatgcctgcgagacgaaatgttagggtattcaacttgttgtggagttaatcgcaatgcaataacatccccgactaacaggaataatccgattagtcccgaaataaaatgtttggccacactacgttatttagcaacaggggaaatgcaacttcgcaatgccgacgatttaaaaaaatcgcaaccatcagtcagccgtgccataaactttcctttggacattcaacaattacagaggatcaaagccaacttcatggcacttgcaggcagggccgtcgataaggggtgaaaggtgatgactattctaggggcccacagcccagggggggcccacaaaaaaaaaaaaatgtctgtgcacgtgcctgcattctacacaacctctgcaagcggaggaacattccacagccagacgatgatgatgatgatgatgatggcgatcaaccagacaaggaatttggccgtgtggtaccgagtggacaggcatttagagatcactttgaaaac
Protein-coding regions in this window:
- the aebp1b gene encoding inactive carboxypeptidase-like protein X2 — translated: MRGQALVAAVALLAVVCVVLLPRGGESAGGIVPLQQPKEVQEPGTLAGEESLDDPETDGGPVIARRSKRLTGEAALPGRVRRAPDEEGKKKKKKDKKKKEPKDPNATRKPKADKKGKKGKGKTTTLPPTTTALPTEPPTEPPTEMTTVPAYPDYAYTEGGDEYWNPDGEGPTLSTTDGDYWSNWDEFTEPEPEPEPEPEPEPEPEPEPEPEPEPEPEPEPEYKPEPKPVPEPEYDPEPQPEPDPGLEYDPEPDFTNTGDYDWKPDQVETGTEDSYYDWKVTAPPRVDGTIDGDYWDETSEVPHNLPLPDSNPEIVIEAVTEVPAVTSPYGETWYEDYDDYRPWRKEDELERARLEEERVKELERKERERSEKFREAEERAKKRPRVYKEPKKCPPLGLESHKVESDQIMASSISQYRYAAQRARLNMQSSDDEDNMRGGAWCANSEDKEHWLEIDARQDTEFTGIITQGRDSQESQNETDYVMSYFLSFSNDSREWTNFHDGYSDWLFFGNSDKETPVMNQLAEPVLARYIRIIPQSWNGSLCMRAEVLGCPLPDLEKIRYSQNEVTPVDYLKFKHHSYSDMVSLMKGVNDECPNITNVYSLGLSSKGLDIVAMVISGNPTEHEIGEPEFRFTAGLHGNEAVGREMILLLMQYLCKEYKDRNGKVQRLVEGTRIHLVPSLNPDGQEAAFEVGSELSSWKTGHYTEDGYDIFENFPDLNSALWDAQDKGMVPKLTPNHHVATPENMAANTSMAAETRAIISWMESHAFVLGANFQGGERVVAYPFDGFRLNKAPESQRPHSRKKRQYDDGYDRGYGDQEPDEYANRGYDPEEEWRGTAYNHGREHGYAQGPDPRYDGGYDQGHDRGYDQGRDRGYDQRYDHGYEQGRDAGHDQGYGQDPGYGQDPGYGQDPGYGQDPGYGQDHGYGHRQEEEDDRGRGADSYAEPEADEARKTADESLFRWLAISYASTHLSMTNNYHGSCHGQDAAVGVGIVNRAKWKPITGSMNDFSYLHTNCMELSIFLGCDKFPHESELAYEWEKNKEAMLTFMEQVHRGIRGVVKDQEGNAIRNATVSVEGVEHDVTTAPGGDYWRLLNPGEYQVTVRAEGFTSMTKLCVVGYEAGATACSFNLAKSNWDRIKQIMAMHGNKPIRLLSHGGRTQTTRVEGTHSSTRASGTVDRQGLRKLRLARLRRLRQERMRLMSTTTLPPTTTTTTTTEAAPIESTTSWYSPWMVEEGQSSAGDYEYKIDDY